The nucleotide sequence atcccatgttgtttgagctgaaataaaagattgcgGAAATATTCCACTCATGAAAAGTATATTTCTCCCCCAAAATATTGCACacatgtttacatccctgttagtgagaatttctcattttgccaagataatccatccacctgacagttgtggcatataaagaagctgattaaacagcatgatcattacacagatgcacattgggctggggacaatgaaaggccactaacatgtgcagttttgttacacaacacaatgtcacagatgtctcaagttgagggaactGCAggtggcatgctgactacaggaatgcccacaagagctgttgccagagattgTAATGTTAATTGATGTACTATAaccacctccaacgttgtttagagaatttggcagtacatccaaccagcctcaaaACTGCAGACCATgtataaccatgccagcccaggaccttcacatccaggattatctgagaccagccaccctgaCGAAGCTGTGGGTTTGCGCAACCTAATCATTTCTGCAAACTGTCGGAAACATTCTCAGGGAAGCTCTTCTGTGTGCTCTTTGTCACAAGGGTTTTCACCTGGCGATAGTTTAgagtcgtaaccgacttcagtgggcaaatgctcaccttcgatggccactgacacgctggagaagtgtgctcttcacggatgaatccggGTTTCAACTGCACGTAGCAGATATCAGCGTGTATGGCGTAGTGTATGCGATCGGTTTGATGATGTCAACATTGCGAACAAAGTGCCCCATGGggacagtggggttatggtatgggcaggcataaactaccgAAAACGAACactattgcattttatcgatgacaatttgaatgcactgAGATACGGTGACGAACTCCAGAGGCAACTTGTCATGCCATCGTCCGCCATCGCATCatgtttcagcaggacaatgcaTGGTTCcttgtcgcaaggatctgtacgtgtttcctggaagctgaaaattctttcatggcctgcatactcaccagatatgtcaccAATCGATAATTTGGGATGCTCTGACTTGACGTGTACAACAgcttgttccagttcccgccaatatccaccgacttcgcacagccattgaggaGCAAAGATTCCACAGGACACAAGCAACCTAatgcgaaggagatgtcgcgTTCCATGAGTCAAATTGTGatcataccagatactgactggtattGTGATCCACTCCCCGAGATTATTAAGGTATATGTGAACAAATGCatttgtgaaatccatagattggaaccatgatttgtttttaaatgtactgATTACCGTATGAACGCATAAaatatgtttatatatttttgttcagtgtagatacgGCAGCGTTTTGTATAGTATGTCGACAGGCTTCCCAAATACTGTAGTTACTTGCTATATTTTATTGGAACCTTTATCTGAGTGCGAaaagcatacacatacacacaacattgAAAAAAAACACCGTGTTTATTTAAGACAAAGGCCTGAATACTCAGGAACATTATAAAATACTTCGTTGCGAAGTGGTCATGGTAAATCACTTGACACAGACAATGGGAAAATGAAACATCCGCATCCCATTAtgaaaaaaaatattcaaaaaaaTACACCGCCCCCAGCCAGTCGAAGAGACTTTTAGTCAGAACCATTTGAAATGTCGCCCCTCTCTTACACGGTTTGGTAGCTGGTTGTCGATCCCGTTCCTTCTGTGTAAAGGAAATACAAAGCAGGTATCGAAGCAGTCACAGTGCTGCCTTGCTGGGGGTTAGGAATCCACCCTGGCATGAGTGTGGCGCTAGCCTAGCTTGCTAACTAGTAACGTAAAACCTTTGATTTGAATCGAGCCGATTCAAACTAACGGACCAAAACAGGCAATGCTGGCGGCCTGAGATTCGATTTGTAAACAATGTCAACGTAAAGCTTTCACTTGGTTGACATAGCATTCACTTGGTTTACATAACTAGCTAACTAAGCCAACGAAGTGTGAAAAGGAGAGTGCCCACCCATAAACAAAAATCTAACTAACCATCAAGTTGGAGTTGCAAACAAACATggttaacgttaactagctagctaacgcaTTGGGTAAATGAAAAACCTACATAAATGGTCACAAAGTAGACATGCTAACGACGTTACCACCATGACATTTAATCGTTCAACATGTAGACTAACGTTATAGCTAGCTATGTCAGCAAAATAGTTTACGTTGTCGGTAACATATCATTAATGAATACATTGTCCGCATCATCAGCACTGCAGATTGTCCGAAAGATCTCCACACTCCGTCGTTGAGAACTGCAGCCGCCTGACCGCTTCTTTGATTAGATTTCCAGACAATATTAATTCCTGAAGTAACTGATGTGGGTCGTCCTCGACAGCTGCGCTGATCCTCTTTCGGTTCCAAGGTTTGAAATTGTCCCACTCCCGGTTACTTGAGCCAGGGAAGCTGTACGGACTAGTTCTGTTACTACGTTGCCTCCGGTTTCGAAGCCGTATGCAGCACCCGGTACGTTTTTGCAGGGCCACaccattgttgttgttgttagcttGTTTGATGTTGCTACTGCTGCAGTTGCCGTTGAGACCGTGGAGACACGACATCGTCTTCTGATTGGCACTATTGTTGTGAAGCTGCAGCGCCTCACCGATTTTCGTGACCAAAGCGTCCACTTCTTTTGAATCGACGGTAACAGACTGCTCCAAGAGGATGTAGTTCTCCTTTCGACAAggcattttgttgtattttgtgtGTTTCTTGGCTGTAGTTTCGAAATGAATGGGAGCGTAGCTCAGTTCCTTCCTCTCACCACGTTGCTTGGCAGAAAAGCAAGTAAGCAATGAACCCTCTCGATATTTTGTAAACAATAGATGACGTAGGATCCGGAATGTACCATTTCCAATGTGGGTGCGATCATCAttcaaatgatttcaaatagtgaGAATCATCATTTCTATTATTTCATttctatatatttatttatttaattatatAATTCCTTATTATGTATGACATATTTTCTGAACACAACTCTGACTATTCATATCTTATTTAAAGACAGACCTGGACGATTCCCCTGATTTTATTCAgtcttggcacatctagccaacTGGACATAATACATAACTCGTAACTGTCTAGCTATTTATGTAGGTCAAATAAACCATGTTTTTACAAGAACACCAAAATGTCATACATCTCTGACTTATTTCTTGTTGCAAATTGCTATATTCCACAACCCATGAAATCAAAAACCTTTGACTGAGAGGTATTTTATCTCAATTAGCTATCATTCAATTGTTTTCATGCAATATTATTTTCAATATCATCCCTCCACTCTAAAATGCTGCATATTTAAAATGTTTGACAACGATTTGCTGGATTGTTGAAATAACCATAATTGATTCATTTTCGGATTATATAAATAACAATTATTACATTATGGCAATAAACGATGATATTTGTTTTAAGCATTATATGTGCAGATGTACATGTCAATGCATCAGAATGCACGATCTATTATGCGCAAAATCAGTGGTTAGCACATGGAGTACATTTCTGATTTCTCTGAATCGTACTGAACTCGGACGCTCCAGTCAAAGAGCGCCCTCATGACCATATAAGGGGCGACTATCGTGTTCACGTGGTGCGTGTCTGTACGACAGCCTGTTCCTAGACCTGCTGCTGCGTTGTATTTTCAGGTCATTCGAGTACGTGGTATATTTCCTTAACACATCACAGGGCTTAAAATAAAGTCATTATAGGGAATGGATTTCATTTATATGTGAAAGATGTTTATTAGGTTCGGAGTACAATACCgatttcctctttctcttccatgCAGTAAACGGCTGGCTGATCAACAACAATTCCTGTTTGTCTGTGGTCTGTACTAGCAGCTGGTTGTGCTCCTGTTGCAGGGATGTTCCTATTTTACTAGTATGACTCTATCCTTGTCGCAGAGGGGAGGGAAACTGGGGAAACAGTGTATTGAGTGTACCATGTCTATTCATTTGACTTTGATAGGACTTGGAGCTCTGCCAAAGCTGGGGGTCATTTGGTTTCTTCCTTCAATTGAGTATGTGCTGACACCATATAAGGCTCTTCCGAGTATTGCATCCACTGAAAAACAGTAAAATAATTATTACATTGTTCAATGTAAATAAACCCTGAGCTAACAGTCAAGTTACTCATCCGAGTTTGACAATGAGATCCTGTTCTATGGGATAtaggtcatttatgaacatttgaacatcttggccatgttctgttataatctccacccggcacagccagaagtggactggccacccctcatagcctggttcctctctaggtttcttcctaggttttggcctttctatggagtttttcctagccaccgtgcttctacaccggcattgcttgctgtttggggttttaggctgggtttctgtacagcactttgagatatcagctgttgtaagaagggctatataaatacatttgattttaaatGTGATTTGACATACAGTTCAGAGATTACATAACAGACAGAGCCCTTTGTAATGTGTCTGATTTGGACTGAAACTCAGCAAAAATATGTAGTTGACTTCACTAAATATTTGGTAGAGTTGAACTTGATGGATATGTAATGTGATGCTCTCAGAGATCTTGTATTAGAATAATTGACCTTTATCATATATATCTTTGAGTCAGAAAAAGAGAACATAGTTCATCCTCTACTGTTAACTAATATACCATTTTTTTCAAGGAATAATTTGACCCTCTGGTGGGTTTACCATGAACTGAACTTCATCTACGACTTCATCTAAAGTGCAATTGGCTATCCAGCTCCCTATCACATGGCAATGTTTGCATGGTGAACATGATGCAGTGAATGCCATTGGCTGTAGGACTCACTTGGCAGAGCTGCAGTGCATGCTGTTACTTGAGAGAAAGCAACGCTCTGCATCTGCCAGCCAATCATAAAGCTCTCTCACCATATGAGATTGATCAACAAAGATGACATACTGTCAGCCCATAAACTTTTCAGGAGCATAGTGACCTTAATTCACCTGATGTTCCTGTAATTTACAGGCTATCAACCTGTCAAGAGTTACAGTGTCAAGAGTCACATAACAGCCTCATAATACTAAGGGGTTGTGGTAGTAGATTCCTGGCTGTACATTTCAGTGCTGCACAACTTCTGTTCACAGTTGTAGTCCAGGCACCTTTTATTTACCACACCCTTTTGTCTGATTAGAAATAATGGCACACCCTTAATATTGAAGGCCATTCAAAAATGTATCATAATACACACCCAAGTTCTGAAGTACTATTAATGTTTTATCTCAAATGGCTATCAGTGGGTATTCTAACtctgatgaggaggagggagtgtcAGAGTCAATTTCCCATTCATTAGTCAGTGCTGTGAGTACCATCACCTCAACCTGAACTGCCAGTTTGCCCAAAAAGACAGCCAAACACTAAGTCCCACTTTTGCCTATAAACAGCGTAGCTGGTTTTCCACCCTTCATTTAGGTCCTGAAATGTCATATCTAATTTGGATAGTTTGCTTGGCATGCTGTTGCTCCATGGTGCAACCATCAACTGGGTCCCCATAGAGAGTCAGTTCTTGGAACCTGCTCCATGGTGCAACCATCAACTGGGTCTCCATAGAGAGTCAGTTCTTGGAACCTGCTCCATGGAGAAGCAGACAGTGTTGGACAAAATCTGAGACCCTGTGTGCTAACATAACTTCATCATTTGATGACTCAGTAATGCATATAGATGTGTGGCAGTAATTGGGATGGATGATGCTTGTACTAGATAGGTGGTGATTGAAATGAGATGTGATTGAAGGAAGGGATTAACAATTAGTCACTACTTAATTACAAAGTGTTGTAATtcacaatatttaaaaaataatttaaacagTTTCTTACCCCGAAAGATGTCCACAGAATGATTGGGGGAAACTATGTGGATCTTAAATGGCTGACACTGAAATAGCATGCTAATAGTAGTAGCTAATTCCAGGTCTATGTACTCTTGGTAATTTAGACTAAAGTTAGCTTTTGCAGGCACGGAACTACAGCCAACTTTCAATGTCAGAAAACTATTTAAGAACATTGACATTTAAGTGACCACATGGGCCTACCTTTAAAAGGATAGTTCAACCAACTGACAAATGTAGGCTACCTAATATTATGGGTAATTAGCACAATATTGCGTTGCCATAAAACTTGGTTTGAAGTTACTTTGATTTAATTTAGGCATACTATTTGGAGCATTCTTACAGAGCTCCTGCTTCTTCCATTACTTTGCATTAACCCATTCTAATGATATACTGTGGGTATGACATCTAAAACATATGTTTTAGTTGTATGTCAGACCTTGCTCTACTGCTCTTGGTGTAAAGATCTGTATTAAAGTAAACAGAGAGCATTGTTGGACCTTACCATTTCTTCCCTTTGCATAATATTCAATACACAGCACCATCAAATGACCCCATACAGGTTTGTACTGTACACCCTGTACCACTGAGAGTTGTGTAAACCGTCTGCCTTTGGATTTCTGCCTTTCAAAGTCATTTAAGGTGAAAGTACAGTCAGAGACATTTGGGAGGGGCCTGCTTCTGAAATGCATGGACCGGTTTGGGCATGGACAGGTTTATTTTGAAATGCTACAAAGGAGCAAGAGGTCAACACAAGCACTATAGCgctaatactattactactgctactgctactactactacaaatgtTAGTAATAATAACACAAGTCAAACTGAAGTATAAAAGAAGGTTCATACATGCCACTCAAACATTCTataaacagagaaagaggagaatggTAGATTAGAACATGAATTAGATTAGAACATACCAGAATATGCTGTATTTCTAGAACAGATATAAAATACATAGACTAAACATAGAAATAAAGGGCTTGAGGGTCATATTCCAGAATGTTTTTGGCTGCGGTAAAATAATCTACTTCAAAGTGTGAGATAAGGATTTGAGAAGGGTTATTGTATAAAGGTTAAGAGCCTTTAccacacatttcagttgaaggcattcagttgtacaagtgactaggtatccccctttccctttcatttATAATACTTTATCAATGGCTCTTTTTCTTTCATTGTTGTCAAAGCACAACGCATATTACTGCCAAGTAATCTAGGCAATAATCCTTGTGCTTCACAGTAAACGTGTACACatagggagagtgtgtgagagttcCTGTGAGTGTAGATTCGTAGTCCTATCCTCTTAATTCTGCGTATGTAATCGTTTCAATTTTACAGGAACTGAATATAGGGTTATTCCATAGAATTTATATGCATATGGATTAACGATTTGAAAGTAGAGAATTGAAAACTTAAACTGATTTTAACAACTCTTCCTCAAAAGATTATCTAAAAAATGGCCCAATCTGCTCTTCCCAACTCCCAAGGACAACAGACCTGTGCTCTGATACTGTGATTGAATTAATCTATTTCTCTACTTTCCTTTTGtcccattgattgattgatggattAGTTGGATATGTTTCCATGATTGTTTTCACCTATTGCCTCCTGCTGCTTTGGAGAAGTGGTCATCATGAAGGAAAGCAGATAAGGAAACGATGCACTTTAAGCCAATTTAGATGCAGCCAGGGGGTTGGAAAACCTTGAGCACAGTGATCAAGAAGACATCTTGTTAGAACAAGCCTATTCAAGGATGTAACTCTGCCTACTCTGGCCAACATGGGGGTTATGGAGATAGTGAACCAACCACATGGGTTTGCTATTTAAATGCCTGCATAGCGTTTATATTGACCTCCCAATGCTTCACACTGGAGCAAGCATAAtccctgtgtatttgtgttaATTTTGTTTTTATGCAGGGTGTTTGTGcatcaacagtgtgtgtgtgtgtgtgtgtgggggggggggggtttgtatgTTTGCATGTTTAATCAGGCTCTCAGATCAGTGGATCAGGGTCACAGGAGGGGTTTCTAGTTGCTATGAAACAACAACACATTAGGAGATTAATTTAGTATCAATTCCAGGGCTGTTTGTGAGAGCtgctgtttgtgtctgtgtgtgtcatagggtaaatccatttgaattcaatctgTTTTTGACATCACCCCTTTTCATTTGAATGAAACCATATTTCCTCAAAGTTACTTTTTGGATCTcaatgccaaaacattcaagagATAAAAGTGCTCGAAGTAGACGCCTTTTGTATACCCCAtcataccatgagacatccatgtcttaaTCACTAGAAAATATAAATGGTTGAGAtttatatcatttaaaagcttacaaacagggttgtcaaactattttataatttattgtcatgttttgtcttatattgtcttgtcattttgcttttccttctgttcgttttccccctgctggtctttttaggttcgttccctttttctctctccctccctctctctcttctctctatcgttccgttcctgctcccagctgttcctattcccctaatcaatcatttagtctttccactcctgttccctatcttttcccctgattagagtccctatttctccccttgttttccgtttctgtcctgtcggatccttgtatattgttcaccgtgctgtgtctttgtatcgccctgtcgtgtcgtgtttccctcagatgctgcgtggtgagcaggtgtctgagtctgctacggtcaagtgccttcccgaggcaacctacagtttatgatcgagtctccagtctgttctcgtcattacgagtggaattgtttgttatgctttatttaccgctccgatttgtctaggagtattgcagatttcctttactggattaaagactctgttttcgccaagtcgcttttgggtcctcattcacccgcataacattTATAGAAAAAAATaatctgaggtgtttgtgttgtgccTGCCATCGGTTGAaacacaacatgctc is from Oncorhynchus gorbuscha isolate QuinsamMale2020 ecotype Even-year linkage group LG19, OgorEven_v1.0, whole genome shotgun sequence and encodes:
- the LOC124005544 gene encoding GSK-3-binding protein-like, which encodes MPCRKENYILLEQSVTVDSKEVDALVTKIGEALQLHNNSANQKTMSCLHGLNGNCSSSNIKQANNNNNGVALQKRTGCCIRLRNRRQRSNRTSPYSFPGSSNREWDNFKPWNRKRISAAVEDDPHQLLQELILSGNLIKEAVRRLQFSTTECGDLSDNLQC